In a single window of the Magnolia sinica isolate HGM2019 chromosome 7, MsV1, whole genome shotgun sequence genome:
- the LOC131251032 gene encoding nuclear speckle RNA-binding protein B-like — translation MDNKLSVHHKRSPKQTKPKKKPIKIVYISNPMKVETSASEFRALVQELTGQDSDYRSSSSSSSPSSSGFPKFNEKGVADDLLKPSDRATRALEDDPDHSGPFLGVDPSRELSSVDWLDDVFTPQMMENFTGLLPSNPLMLM, via the coding sequence ATGGACAACAAGCTAAGTGTTCACCACAAAAGAAGCCCCAAACAAACCAAACCAAAGAAGAAACCAATCAAGATTGTCTACATATCAAACCCCATGAAGGTGGAGACCAGTGCCTCAGAATTCAGAGCTCTGGTTCAAGAACTTACTGGGCAGGACTCCGATTATCGGTCATCGTCGTCCTCGTCGTCGCCGTCGTCGTCCGGCTTTCCAAAATTTAATGAGAAAGGTGTAGCTGATGATCTTTTAAAGCCCTCTGATCGGGCCACCAGGGCCCTGgaagatgatcctgaccattcagGGCCGTTCCTTGGCGTGGACCCAAGTCGTGAATTGTCGTCCGTTGATTGGCTTGATGATGTATTCACACCCCAGATGATGGAAAACTTCACAGGATTATTGCCTTCCAACCCTTTGATGCTTATGTAA